The Chloroflexota bacterium sequence GCGCGGCCCAGCTCGTCCAGGAGGACGGCGACGTCGAGGAAGGAGCCGTCGCTGCCGCCATACTGGGCGGGCACGGGCAGGCTGGGCCAGCCCAGATCGGCGATCTTTTTCCACAGCTCAGCCGGGAAGGAGGCGGGGGCTTGCTCCAAGGAGCGGACGAAGGTGAGGGGCGCTTCCTTATTGAGGAAGGCTCGCGCGGAGGAGCGGAGCATCTCCTGCTCTTGGGTAAAGGTGATGCCGACGTTGAGTTCCATAGCCAACGCAGAATAGAGAGCGGCGGGGATCGAGTCAAGGCGAGACGCGGCGCGTTGACGGTTGCATACCCCTGTGCTAGCTTCGCCATCTGCACGAAAGGAGCACGCCATGACCAGCGCTGATTTCGAGATACGGTCGCCTGAGCTCCGGGCGATCCTGCGGCCCGATTCCAAGGTGGAGTGCATCGTGCCCAAGTTGACCTTTCTTGAAGGTCCGGTGTGGACGCCGAAGGAGAACTGCCTGATCTTCAGCGATATCCAGGCGAGCACGATGTACCGATGGTCGGAGAAGGGCGGCCTTTCGATCTTCCGCAAGCCTTCGGGCTATGCCAACGGGAACTACCTGGACCTGCAGGGGCGGCTGGTGACGGCGGGCCACAGCAGCCGGAATGTGACGCGGACGGAGGCGGACGGGCGCATCACGGTGCTGGCGGAGCGCTACCAGGGGAAGAAGCTGAACGCGCCGAACGACCTGGTGGTGAAGAGCGACGGCTCCATCTGGTTCACGGACCCGCAGTACGGGAGGCACACGGAGGAGCTGCGGCAGAAGGAGCCGTTCGAGATGGCGGAGCGGCACGTCTACCGCCTGGACCCGGAGACGGGCATCCTCACGTCCGTGGCGGCGGACTTCGAGGGGCCGAACGGCCTCTGCTTCTCTCCGGACGAATCGAAGCTGTACATCGCAGACACGGCGCGGAAGCATGTTCGCGTCTTTGACGTGAC is a genomic window containing:
- a CDS encoding SMP-30/gluconolactonase/LRE family protein — protein: MTSADFEIRSPELRAILRPDSKVECIVPKLTFLEGPVWTPKENCLIFSDIQASTMYRWSEKGGLSIFRKPSGYANGNYLDLQGRLVTAGHSSRNVTRTEADGRITVLAERYQGKKLNAPNDLVVKSDGSIWFTDPQYGRHTEELRQKEPFEMAERHVYRLDPETGILTSVAADFEGPNGLCFSPDESKLYIADTARKHVRVFDVTGGRSLRNSRLFAEISPGVPDGIRADTEGRLYCTAGDGIHVFSTSGELLGKIRLPETPANCAFGGGDRRRLFITARTSLYGVTLAATGAQRP